In a genomic window of Aromatoleum aromaticum EbN1:
- a CDS encoding ParB/RepB/Spo0J family partition protein produces MKTRQRDPVGLVLRTMPADSEFGRPAEGLPAVTAKVSLDLLEEVPGRRRKLTDEQYQQLVENLANNPLATPVTVRAIDNGRFEIIAGHNRVAAYRELERTEIDVHVVDLDDDGVERAAFYSNLLSIDLPDYQKYLGFKERMASTGKNQSEIAEEAGINRSLISRLMAFGTLPSAALNVVELNPEKFGLAGIFEVSKLVEHHPADVIAQALKQVASEEISMKQAISLIKSAGKGKAREKPVPEIITIRRGNTTFCSVRKTGSCLRLDFSDESATDALKEEIENLIKKYAKAAEGRVST; encoded by the coding sequence ATGAAGACGCGGCAACGCGATCCAGTCGGCCTGGTGCTTCGCACCATGCCCGCCGATAGCGAGTTCGGAAGGCCCGCGGAAGGACTCCCTGCCGTAACCGCGAAGGTCAGCCTGGACCTCCTGGAAGAAGTGCCCGGCCGACGCAGGAAGCTCACCGACGAGCAGTACCAGCAACTCGTGGAGAACCTGGCGAACAATCCTCTTGCGACGCCGGTAACTGTCCGCGCAATCGATAACGGCCGTTTCGAGATCATCGCCGGCCACAACCGTGTGGCCGCATACCGAGAGCTCGAGCGCACAGAGATCGACGTTCACGTCGTCGATCTCGATGACGACGGCGTCGAGCGGGCAGCCTTCTACTCGAACCTGCTTTCTATCGACCTGCCCGACTACCAAAAATACCTGGGCTTCAAGGAGCGTATGGCTTCGACCGGCAAGAACCAATCGGAGATTGCTGAAGAGGCGGGCATCAATAGGAGTCTTATCTCTCGGCTCATGGCGTTCGGGACACTTCCATCAGCTGCATTGAATGTTGTGGAACTGAACCCTGAGAAGTTCGGCCTTGCTGGAATTTTCGAGGTATCGAAGCTTGTTGAGCATCATCCGGCAGACGTGATTGCACAAGCTCTTAAGCAGGTTGCATCAGAAGAAATCAGCATGAAACAGGCGATTTCTCTGATCAAGAGCGCTGGAAAAGGCAAGGCGAGAGAGAAACCAGTGCCGGAGATCATCACGATTCGAAGGGGCAATACAACGTTCTGCTCTGTCAGGAAGACTGGATCATGTCTTCGACTGGATTTTTCAGACGAATCCGCCACAGATGCACTTAAGGAAGAGATCGAGAACTTGATCAAGAAGTATGCAAAGGCAGCTGAAGGCCGTGTTTCAACTTGA
- a CDS encoding ParA family protein, which yields MSQPRDTFADIGSVTYRIRQAAAMLGVTDVTLRGYSENFDIRRASDTNPGAPPIRIYEPSQIFEIALWRRMQGYLKVPQTHGKPFVIAVTVCKGGTGKTVTSVELAVELQLLGFRTLLIDLDSQASATQIMGYEPDIMMEEAESFGLSEKAVVRETLANVLEAYVSSQQGGRVRQMPYDLKSLIKKPFGEHGPHLVPADTFLSSIERTLLVATGNRERFLRNMLDEAAKGAIPGFDTSIYDVIILDCPPTVSTTTSSGMVAADLLIAPIRMDVFSIKGISKMISEIHVFKDEWSLKPELIILPTHYSTNVGRISRMRRELETYSDSVSPYVISVSEDLPNSQERSMPLSITKPTSTSACEYRAFAAYIREKIVDRLSKTKGDRK from the coding sequence ATGAGCCAACCTCGAGACACTTTTGCAGACATCGGAAGCGTGACCTATCGGATTCGACAGGCGGCAGCGATGCTTGGCGTCACAGATGTCACGCTCCGGGGTTACTCGGAGAACTTCGACATTCGGAGAGCTTCCGATACGAACCCTGGGGCACCCCCCATCCGGATCTATGAGCCCTCGCAGATTTTCGAGATTGCGCTCTGGCGACGGATGCAGGGTTATCTCAAGGTTCCTCAGACTCATGGAAAGCCGTTCGTCATTGCAGTGACCGTGTGCAAAGGCGGGACAGGCAAAACAGTCACCTCTGTTGAGCTGGCCGTTGAGCTTCAACTACTGGGCTTTCGGACGCTGCTGATCGACCTTGACTCTCAGGCCTCCGCAACACAAATCATGGGTTACGAACCTGACATCATGATGGAGGAAGCCGAAAGTTTCGGCTTGAGTGAGAAGGCAGTGGTCCGCGAAACGCTCGCGAATGTCCTTGAGGCATACGTGAGCTCGCAGCAAGGCGGCCGCGTTAGGCAGATGCCCTATGACCTGAAAAGTCTCATCAAAAAGCCCTTTGGGGAACACGGGCCTCATCTCGTCCCCGCCGACACATTCCTGAGCAGCATCGAACGGACTCTTCTTGTCGCGACAGGAAACCGTGAGCGGTTCTTGCGCAACATGCTCGATGAAGCTGCAAAGGGTGCGATCCCCGGTTTTGACACCAGCATCTATGACGTAATCATTCTCGACTGTCCACCTACCGTTTCGACTACCACATCCTCGGGAATGGTCGCCGCTGACCTGCTGATTGCGCCGATACGGATGGATGTTTTTTCGATCAAGGGCATCAGCAAGATGATTTCCGAGATTCATGTGTTTAAGGATGAATGGAGCTTGAAGCCTGAACTCATCATTCTCCCGACGCACTACTCTACAAATGTCGGTCGGATCAGCCGCATGCGGCGTGAGCTCGAGACTTACAGCGACAGCGTTTCGCCCTACGTGATCTCTGTAAGTGAAGACCTGCCAAACTCTCAAGAGCGCAGCATGCCGCTCTCTATCACGAAACCGACATCAACATCGGCTTGCGAGTACAGGGCGTTCGCGGCTTACATCCGCGAAAAGATTGTCGACAGGCTCTCGAAAACCAAAGGGGATAGGAAATGA